AAATTCAAAATGCAAATGCGGGCCGGTGCTGAGCCCTGTACTACCTACATACCCTATTATTTGCCCTTGTTTTACTTTTTGATTAACCGACACGGCGAGACGACTACAGTGCGCATAAAGAGTGTCAATGTTTCCGCCATGGTAAATAATTACTGTTTTGCCATATCCCCCACAAACTCCGCTAAATTTTACAATCCCATCGGCTGCGGCTCGAATTAGGGTGCCGTATGCGGCTCGAAGGTCTATGCCGTCGTGATGTATGTATCTCTTAAGTATCGGATGCATGCGCATGCCAAATCCCGATGTTACAGCACCAGGCACTGGTCTTAGCCATCCACCAGACCACATAGGAATATTTGTTCTGCTAAATGATGCGGCTCTGTGCATCCGCCGCAGCATTTCGCCCAAGCGGCGAGATGTTTCCTCAAGCTCAGCAAGGGCGCGCTCCAGCTCCGCGGCTTCGCTTTGTATTCGCTTTAAGTTATGTTCTTTTTCCTCAGCCCATTCCGCCGCCGCGCGTGTCTCGATTTCTTGTTGATATTCTAGCCGCCTTCGCTCTCGTTCTTGAGCCTCAAGTTGCGCTTGGTATTGCTCAATTGCTGCTTTGTCCCTTTTAATGGATTCGATGATTTCAGCGTCTTTTTCTAATACCTTCCGAACAACATATCCACGGCTTAGAAGATCTGAAAAGTCAGCCGCGCCAAGGAGAATGCCAATATAGCTCATACTTCCATGTTTGTATGTATCCGCTATGCGGGTTGCAAGCAACTCGTTTCTTTTCTTGAGCCTTTGCTTTGTTTTTTCCAGTTCTGCGCGTGTTAATTCGATTTTTTTACGGGTCCGCGCAAGTTGTGCTCGAATATCAGCAAGTTTTGCTTGCGAAATCGAAAGTTTTCGTTCAGCGGCAACTAGGTTTTGATAGGCATAAATCTTTTGCCGTTTTACGACTTTGAGCCTGCTTCGATACTGGTTCATATTTCGGGCAACCTGCTGGAGTTGCCGCTTGATGCTCGTTATGTTTTGCTTTTTTGCATCAATCGGCGTCGCAGTGATGACGCTGATTATTGAGACTGCTAATGCAAGCCTAGCTCCAAATTTTTGCGGCTGCCCCAAAGTGATTCCTCCAGTTGTCCGCAGTGGTTAACATAACCTGCGCCAGCTCATCTTGCCGTATATGATTACATTATATATCATCGGCGCTGACTATGCCAACCGAAAAGGGTATTATGTTTTTAGGAACTTTCTTATGGACATGAAGCTCCCTACAAGCCCTATGCAACAGCCTAGACCAACCATGCCGCCCAGAAGCTGAGATGGTTCGATGTTTCCTGGATAGCGCTCCAATAGGGGCCACATGCGAGTAACGACCTTGGTTACATAAAATGCTCCCCCTAATACAATGCCGCATGCAATGGCGCCACCAATTGCTCCCAGGACAATTCCTTCAAGTAGAAAAGGTAGGCGAATGAACCAGTTGGTTGCCCCTACAAGCTGCATGATTCTTATTTCGCGCCGCCTAGCGAAAACAGTTAAACGAATTGCGTTGCTGATTATAAATGCTGTTATTATCAAAAGCACGCCGCTAGCGGATGCACCTAATATCTCAATGAAGTTTGAAAACCGAACAATCTCTTTAGCTTCTTTTCGAGGTGCGAGAACTTCGTCTACGCCTTTCAATCGCGCTATCTCGTTTGCTACAGAAGAAGTGTGTTTCGCATTATCAAGCTTTACGATAAACTC
This sequence is a window from Armatimonadota bacterium. Protein-coding genes within it:
- a CDS encoding peptidoglycan DD-metalloendopeptidase family protein, with the translated sequence MGQPQKFGARLALAVSIISVITATPIDAKKQNITSIKRQLQQVARNMNQYRSRLKVVKRQKIYAYQNLVAAERKLSISQAKLADIRAQLARTRKKIELTRAELEKTKQRLKKRNELLATRIADTYKHGSMSYIGILLGAADFSDLLSRGYVVRKVLEKDAEIIESIKRDKAAIEQYQAQLEAQERERRRLEYQQEIETRAAAEWAEEKEHNLKRIQSEAAELERALAELEETSRRLGEMLRRMHRAASFSRTNIPMWSGGWLRPVPGAVTSGFGMRMHPILKRYIHHDGIDLRAAYGTLIRAAADGIVKFSGVCGGYGKTVIIYHGGNIDTLYAHCSRLAVSVNQKVKQGQIIGYVGSTGLSTGPHLHFEFRVNGTPKKPPF
- the ftsX gene encoding permease-like cell division protein FtsX, yielding MSLRSLEFAVCEAFVSIRRNGLMSIASVTTISLSLAVLGGFALLVLWLNGVAKSLSEELEICVFMKFRATPQEIAQVHDYLSQMRHVKAFTHIPAAQVWEQAKESYKGYIDLTGIPNVSLGDEFIVKLDNAKHTSSVANEIARLKGVDEVLAPRKEAKEIVRFSNFIEILGASASGVLLIITAFIISNAIRLTVFARRREIRIMQLVGATNWFIRLPFLLEGIVLGAIGGAIACGIVLGGAFYVTKVVTRMWPLLERYPGNIEPSQLLGGMVGLGCCIGLVGSFMSIRKFLKT